A single genomic interval of Schistocerca americana isolate TAMUIC-IGC-003095 chromosome 2, iqSchAmer2.1, whole genome shotgun sequence harbors:
- the LOC124594499 gene encoding uncharacterized protein LOC124594499, with product MVLVMEVWVRLRALNRCITAVVARCGDPRLSQLLLDRPRSDSRQTELRRIRLAHLALHRAAELLQRHVGTTMAMTVANTFCGATYSAYGVLELWTLPERALVSAVNTSIPMAILWTFLNAVRLSSVALPSSAAASQAQNRRMLVMRAAAVGVPWPMRSELAVLQSQVADTTRFSFTGAGFIRVDRSLLVTVLGTIITYLVILGQISL from the coding sequence ATGGTGCTGGTCATGGAGGTGTGGGTGAGGCTCCGAGCGCTCAACAGGTGCATCACCGCCGTGGTCGCCCGATGCGGAGACCCACGCCTGTCGCAGCTCCTGTTGGATCGTCCCCGGTCTGACAGCCGCCAGACGGAGCTGCGTCGCATCCGGCTCGCGCACTTGGCCCTCCACCGCGCCGCGGAGCTGCTGCAGCGACACGTGGGCACCACCATGGCGATGACGGTGGCCAACACCTTCTGCGGCGCCACCTACAGCGCGTACGGGGTCCTGGAACTGTGGACTCTTCCGGAGAGGGCTCTGGTCTCTGCTGTGAACACTTCGATACCGATGGCTATTCTGTGGACCTTCCTGAACGCGGTGAGGCTGTCCTCGGTGGCACTGCCTAGTTCGGCGGCTGCCAGCCAGGCGCAGAACAGGCGCATGCTCGTCATGAGGGCAGCGGCCGTGGGAGTTCCCTGGCCCATGAGGTCGGAGCTGGCGGTTCTCCAGAGCCAGGTCGCCGACACGACGCGGTTCAGTTTCACTGGCGCCGGCTTCATCAGGGTCGACCGCAGCCTGCTCGTCACTGTCCTCGGTACCATCATCACATACCTGGTAATCTTGGGACAGATCTCTCTGTAG